A stretch of the Ignavibacteriota bacterium genome encodes the following:
- a CDS encoding exo-alpha-sialidase: MQSHRYVTCCSGLFLMMFVSATFGLVAQDAGVPVVREVFLEKLKLPYEEVQRLMVEKRFAPASDGALQRAAAAAADSKVSADPLPESEVHALINPTDPANIVVSAMRLNNRNQQEVLLCPVYYSKDFGVTWNKSAFKNLPRETGAVVLGGGDPVFAADANGRLYFSWINVYMQNFSRLVMAMFWAWSDDGGATWQRAANDMIGSGLLNGSGGGVEAFDKQWLAVDRTNSPYRNTLYAAMFHPDAGGVKVAVRRKPADSAAFIQTSVRVSQQGYKFTQFPSIGIDASGGVHVTYFASQDSSTFAMYHALSTDGAQSFTEPVKISDVNMPRFSLNDRTGTVPGFQDSRIYPCPHLVIDRSNGVRSGFLYAVWAGNGITAKGADGLDIYLSRSTDNGASWSAPRVVNDDPRGVAVDQFHPSLAVNDAGILAVTWYDRREDPLNKAGRYYYAASTDGGLTFAPNRPAADLPMDFTRAGSANGGFAVGEYNQVLMTNDFVIPVWADGRAGDGNLDVLVSFIPMNAATHVQRITSVTDRFALGDPAPHPLLRNGSVALRLAESTPVRLVLTDLLGRELRVITDAAYDAGTHTISLDVSSLAPGSYRLLVRTRFGVAVRGIVKT, encoded by the coding sequence ATGCAATCACACCGCTATGTCACCTGTTGTTCGGGTCTTTTTCTGATGATGTTTGTGAGCGCGACGTTCGGTCTTGTTGCACAAGATGCCGGTGTGCCCGTCGTGCGCGAGGTGTTTCTCGAAAAACTCAAATTGCCGTACGAAGAGGTGCAGAGGTTGATGGTGGAGAAGCGTTTCGCGCCCGCGTCGGACGGCGCGTTGCAACGTGCCGCGGCCGCCGCGGCCGATTCGAAGGTGAGCGCGGATCCGCTTCCCGAATCGGAAGTGCACGCGTTGATCAATCCCACGGACCCGGCGAACATCGTCGTCTCGGCGATGCGTTTGAACAACAGGAATCAGCAGGAGGTTCTTCTGTGTCCCGTGTATTACTCGAAGGACTTTGGCGTCACGTGGAATAAGAGTGCCTTCAAGAATCTCCCGCGTGAGACGGGGGCGGTGGTGCTCGGCGGAGGCGATCCCGTTTTTGCCGCCGACGCGAACGGACGGCTGTACTTCTCGTGGATCAATGTATACATGCAGAACTTTTCCCGTCTCGTGATGGCGATGTTCTGGGCATGGTCCGACGACGGCGGCGCCACCTGGCAGCGCGCGGCGAACGACATGATCGGCAGCGGCCTGTTGAACGGCAGCGGGGGAGGAGTGGAGGCCTTCGACAAGCAGTGGCTCGCGGTCGACCGCACAAATTCTCCGTATCGCAACACACTGTACGCCGCGATGTTCCACCCCGATGCGGGCGGAGTAAAAGTGGCTGTGCGCCGCAAGCCCGCGGACTCCGCGGCCTTTATTCAGACATCGGTGCGAGTGTCGCAGCAGGGGTACAAGTTTACACAGTTCCCGAGCATCGGCATCGACGCGTCGGGCGGCGTGCATGTCACCTACTTTGCGTCGCAGGACAGCAGCACCTTTGCGATGTATCACGCGCTGTCGACCGACGGTGCACAGAGTTTCACGGAGCCGGTGAAGATCAGCGACGTGAACATGCCGCGCTTCTCGCTTAACGACCGCACGGGCACGGTGCCAGGCTTCCAGGATTCGCGTATCTATCCCTGCCCGCATCTTGTGATCGATCGTTCGAACGGCGTCCGCAGCGGTTTCCTCTACGCGGTGTGGGCGGGCAACGGCATCACGGCAAAAGGTGCCGACGGACTCGACATCTATCTCTCGCGCTCCACCGACAACGGCGCAAGCTGGAGCGCGCCGCGTGTCGTTAACGACGATCCGCGCGGCGTGGCGGTGGACCAGTTCCATCCGAGTCTGGCCGTCAACGACGCGGGCATCCTTGCCGTAACCTGGTACGACCGGCGCGAAGATCCGCTGAACAAGGCGGGCCGGTACTATTACGCTGCGTCCACCGACGGCGGACTGACCTTTGCGCCGAACCGCCCCGCGGCCGACCTGCCCATGGATTTCACACGCGCCGGTTCCGCCAACGGCGGCTTTGCCGTGGGCGAGTACAACCAGGTGTTGATGACCAACGACTTTGTCATACCTGTCTGGGCCGACGGCCGCGCGGGCGATGGTAATCTCGATGTGCTTGTGTCGTTCATCCCGATGAACGCCGCCACACATGTGCAGCGCATTACGTCCGTCACCGACCGCTTCGCGCTAGGCGATCCCGCGCCGCATCCGCTGCTGCGGAACGGCAGTGTTGCACTGCGTCTCGCTGAATCCACACCCGTGCGGCTCGTACTCACCGATCTGCTCGGACGCGAACTCCGCGTCATCACCGATGCCGCGTATGACGCCGGCACACACACCATCTCCCTCGATGTCTCCTCGCTTGCACCGGGTTCGTACCGGCTTCTTGTGCGTACACGCTTTGGAGTGGCGGTGCGGGGGATCGTAAAGACGTAA
- a CDS encoding ribulose-phosphate 3-epimerase, which produces MNRPLPPHRPLIAPSFLSCDFARIGEEVRAVEDAGADLLHLDVMDGRFVPNITIGPVVVDAVRGCSTAPLDVHLMIVEPERYLESFRDAGTDICTVHWEASPHLHRTVQAIRALGMLAGVSINPATPVTVLRDIIADLDLVLIMSVNPGFGGQAFIPRALDRVSAVRAMAAEEGVPHLLIEVDGGVTADNAGALLAAGADVLVSGSALFRSGDYTGYISRLRSGS; this is translated from the coding sequence ATGAACCGTCCGTTGCCGCCCCACCGCCCGCTCATCGCGCCGTCCTTCCTCTCCTGCGACTTCGCGCGTATCGGCGAGGAAGTGCGCGCAGTGGAGGATGCCGGTGCGGATCTGCTGCATCTCGACGTGATGGACGGCCGTTTTGTGCCGAACATCACCATCGGCCCCGTCGTGGTCGACGCCGTGCGCGGCTGTTCCACCGCGCCGCTCGACGTGCATCTCATGATCGTCGAACCCGAGCGCTACCTCGAGTCGTTCCGCGACGCCGGTACAGACATCTGCACCGTCCATTGGGAGGCCTCGCCGCATCTGCACCGCACCGTGCAGGCGATCCGCGCTCTTGGCATGCTGGCGGGCGTCAGCATCAATCCCGCCACACCTGTGACAGTGCTGCGCGACATCATCGCGGACCTCGACCTCGTTCTCATCATGTCGGTCAATCCCGGCTTCGGCGGACAGGCCTTTATTCCCCGGGCTCTCGACCGCGTGTCCGCCGTGCGCGCCATGGCTGCCGAGGAGGGCGTGCCCCATCTGCTTATCGAAGTTGATGGCGGCGTGACCGCCGACAACGCGGGAGCGTTGCTTGCCGCGGGAGCGGACGTGCTTGTGTCGGGCTCGGCGCTGTTCCGCTCCGGCGACTACACGGGCTACATCAGCCGCCTGCGCAGCGGATCCTGA
- a CDS encoding SWIM zinc finger family protein → MQRRRPNDEHRHNPLPRRVRGGIKAQESNGAFASTWWGRRWIETLESFSIGARLARGKSYARLGQVVSLTVEKGEVRARVQGSRSNAYTVTIRLAAFTPQQWHKIVLALTEKPLFAARLLANDMPEDMEALFRSAGLALFPRRHQDLDTKCSCPDWSNPCKHIAAVYYLLAGAFDTDPFLLFRLRGMDRTELLDRLRGSGPPDQRARFVPDAAAAPLPARPEDFWTTPSDDDTLAVPNPSPPALHAAIPKRLGNLPFWRSDNPFLAAMEALYRNASDYAISIIERGEAARDLKDDDDEDDDAGDGEENTELG, encoded by the coding sequence ATGCAGCGACGCAGACCCAACGACGAACACCGCCACAATCCGCTGCCGCGCCGTGTGCGCGGCGGCATCAAGGCGCAGGAATCCAACGGCGCTTTTGCGAGCACCTGGTGGGGGCGGCGCTGGATCGAGACACTCGAAAGTTTCAGCATCGGCGCGCGTCTCGCGCGAGGGAAATCGTACGCGCGGCTCGGGCAGGTGGTGAGTCTCACCGTGGAAAAAGGCGAGGTGCGCGCCCGCGTGCAGGGCTCGCGTTCCAACGCGTACACGGTCACGATCCGTCTCGCGGCGTTTACACCGCAGCAGTGGCACAAGATCGTGCTCGCCCTCACCGAGAAACCGCTCTTCGCCGCGCGGCTTCTCGCCAATGACATGCCCGAAGACATGGAGGCGCTGTTCCGCTCCGCCGGTCTGGCCCTCTTTCCGCGCAGGCATCAGGACCTCGACACAAAGTGTTCATGCCCCGACTGGTCGAATCCGTGCAAACACATCGCGGCAGTGTATTACCTTCTCGCGGGCGCCTTTGACACTGATCCCTTCCTGCTCTTCCGCCTGCGCGGCATGGATCGCACAGAACTGCTCGACCGGCTGCGCGGCAGCGGTCCGCCGGATCAGCGCGCGCGCTTTGTGCCCGACGCGGCAGCCGCGCCCCTGCCCGCGCGCCCCGAGGATTTCTGGACCACGCCGTCCGACGACGACACGCTTGCCGTGCCGAATCCGTCGCCGCCCGCCCTGCATGCGGCAATCCCCAAGCGCCTCGGCAATCTGCCGTTCTGGCGTTCCGACAATCCCTTCCTCGCCGCGATGGAAGCGCTGTATCGCAACGCCTCGGATTACGCCATCTCCATCATCGAACGCGGGGAGGCCGCGCGTGATCTGAAGGACGACGACGATGAAGACGACGATGCCGGCGACGGTGAGGAGAACACCGAACTCGGCTGA
- a CDS encoding TonB-dependent receptor, with protein sequence MLLTCVCARATAQGSVSGTVQEKGTGEVIVGANVLVQGTRLGAATNRYGHFSVAGLDTGSYVLRVSAIGYTTRLVPVHIGAADAAPRLRIELESAAVQQKEVLVEAERRGAADAPASAIDMPVAQILRLPSLGGEADVFRALQLLPGVKAVSEISSGLYVRGGSPDQNLVLLDRMILYNPSHLAGFLSTFNADAVNHVRLIKGALPAEYGGRLSSVVDVTMREGSQERFRGAGGVSMIDARLTLEGPAGADATWMVSGRRVYLDALVGLMSNEALPYYFYDLLAKTNVRLGERDRVYFSGFFGRDVLGGGSDEDFESSWGNSAGNLRWTHLVSNTLFTDVSAVVSDYRFSTEVREGEEEPFKAVSGILDMALRGEAEWTPGGAHVFKAGIEATRHAFTSEATTVFDDFTRLGDRLPRRVGTELSLYAQDTWTLTPALRGDLGARLFYFDRDGVVRAEPRLSLEYAFEGDGTRLSAAVMGANQFLHLVSRNDLALPTDMWFPTTHSIRPAWGMQYVLGAARPVYGGMFDVSIELYYKSMDNLLEFRDDARFSLLAPIEDELTAGSGEAYGMELFVQKKLGDLTGWIGYTLAWTERTFPDLNDGEPFPPRYDRRHDISVVANYRLAESWEFTATWVYGTGQAFTFPVAIYSLGSYDYVRFLYSSRNGYRLPAYHRLDLNFSHVFTWLGWNWKASFNVYNAYNRMNPFSQSIEREYNGDGSITTRVKQQTLFPILPTLGISFEF encoded by the coding sequence ATGTTGTTGACGTGTGTCTGCGCGCGCGCCACGGCGCAGGGCAGTGTGTCGGGCACGGTGCAGGAGAAGGGCACGGGCGAGGTGATCGTGGGCGCGAACGTGCTTGTACAGGGCACGAGGCTCGGCGCGGCGACGAACCGTTACGGACATTTCTCCGTGGCCGGACTCGACACGGGCTCGTACGTGCTGCGTGTTAGCGCGATCGGTTACACCACGCGTCTCGTGCCCGTACACATCGGCGCCGCCGATGCCGCGCCGCGCCTGCGCATCGAGCTCGAGAGCGCCGCGGTGCAGCAGAAGGAAGTGCTCGTGGAAGCCGAGCGGCGCGGCGCGGCCGATGCGCCCGCGAGCGCCATCGACATGCCGGTGGCGCAGATTCTCCGTCTGCCGTCCCTAGGAGGCGAGGCCGACGTGTTCCGCGCGCTGCAATTGCTGCCCGGCGTGAAGGCCGTGTCGGAGATCTCGAGCGGCCTGTATGTGCGCGGAGGCAGTCCCGACCAGAACCTCGTGTTGCTCGACCGCATGATCCTCTACAATCCCTCGCACCTCGCGGGTTTCCTCTCCACCTTCAACGCCGACGCGGTGAATCACGTGCGTCTCATAAAGGGCGCGCTCCCCGCGGAGTACGGCGGCCGCCTCTCGTCGGTGGTGGACGTGACCATGCGCGAAGGTTCGCAGGAGCGATTCCGCGGCGCGGGCGGCGTGAGCATGATCGACGCGCGCCTCACACTCGAGGGTCCGGCCGGCGCCGACGCGACATGGATGGTGTCGGGTCGACGCGTGTATCTCGACGCGCTCGTGGGGCTGATGTCGAATGAGGCGCTCCCGTATTATTTCTACGATCTTCTCGCAAAGACCAACGTGCGGCTCGGCGAGCGCGATCGCGTGTACTTCTCGGGCTTCTTCGGGCGCGATGTGCTGGGCGGTGGATCCGACGAGGACTTCGAATCGTCCTGGGGCAACAGCGCGGGCAACCTGCGGTGGACGCACCTTGTGTCGAACACACTCTTCACCGACGTGTCGGCCGTTGTGAGCGATTACCGTTTCTCCACTGAAGTCCGTGAAGGAGAAGAGGAACCATTCAAGGCCGTGTCGGGCATACTCGACATGGCCCTGCGCGGCGAAGCCGAATGGACGCCCGGCGGCGCGCATGTGTTCAAGGCCGGAATCGAGGCGACACGCCACGCCTTCACGTCGGAGGCCACAACTGTGTTCGACGATTTCACGCGCCTTGGCGACCGGCTCCCGAGACGTGTCGGCACCGAACTCTCGCTGTACGCGCAGGACACATGGACACTCACACCCGCGTTGCGCGGCGATCTCGGCGCGCGGCTTTTTTATTTCGACCGCGACGGGGTTGTGCGCGCCGAGCCGCGTCTTTCGCTCGAGTACGCCTTCGAGGGAGACGGCACACGACTCAGCGCCGCGGTGATGGGCGCGAATCAGTTCCTGCACCTTGTCTCGCGCAACGACCTCGCGCTGCCCACCGACATGTGGTTCCCGACCACGCACAGCATTCGTCCCGCCTGGGGCATGCAGTATGTGCTTGGCGCCGCTCGTCCCGTGTACGGGGGCATGTTCGATGTGTCGATCGAACTCTACTACAAGAGCATGGACAACCTGCTCGAATTCCGTGACGACGCGCGCTTCTCGCTGCTGGCACCCATCGAGGACGAACTGACAGCCGGATCGGGCGAGGCCTACGGCATGGAACTCTTCGTGCAGAAAAAGCTAGGCGACCTCACGGGGTGGATCGGATACACACTGGCATGGACCGAACGCACATTTCCCGACCTCAACGACGGCGAGCCCTTCCCGCCGCGCTACGACCGCAGGCACGACATCTCCGTTGTCGCGAATTACCGCCTCGCCGAGAGTTGGGAATTCACGGCCACCTGGGTGTACGGCACGGGGCAGGCGTTTACCTTCCCGGTGGCGATATACTCGCTCGGCAGTTATGATTATGTGCGGTTCCTGTATTCATCGAGGAACGGCTACCGTCTCCCTGCGTACCACCGCCTCGACCTGAATTTCTCCCATGTCTTCACCTGGCTCGGCTGGAACTGGAAGGCGAGCTTTAATGTGTACAACGCGTATAACCGCATGAATCCTTTCTCGCAGAGCATCGAACGCGAGTACAACGGTGACGGCAGCATCACCACACGGGTGAAGCAGCAGACACTGTTTCCCATACTCCCCACGCTCGGCATCAGCTTCGAGTTCTAA
- the typA gene encoding translational GTPase TypA: MKHAQRNSAIRNIAIIAHVDHGKTTLVDHMFRLSGTFRANQEVADRVMDSMDLERERGITISAKNCSVQWHGVKINILDTPGHADFGGEVERALVMVDGAILLVDASEGPLPQTRFVLKKALEAHKRIIVVVNKIDRKDARPEEVLQLIYDLFIDLDADDQQIDFPVLYAIGKMGIAQRNLEEQGTDLAPLFETIIEEIPAPAYDPQEPFQLLVSDLDYSDYVGRLAIGRVFHGSVKQNDALACIGEDGQPKPLRVSKIQVYDGIGLAETDDVTPGDIAILAGIEDVHIGDTICALDAPKALPRITVDEPTISMHFAINSSPFAGLEGKFVQSAKLRERLVRETLQNVALVVEDGETPDAFVVKGRGEFQMAILIETLRREGYELSVGRPRVIYKQKDGQILEPIEHLFINCDEAFTGIVTEKLSQRKGRMLNLVNHGTGRVRLEFSIPSRGLIGYRTEFLTDTKGTGIMNSYLQGYEPHRGEFPTRSTGSIVSDRRGDATGYALYNLEPRGIIFIEPGSPVYEGMIVGEHNRDSDIDVNACKPKKLTNMRASTKDDAIALTPVIPMTLERAIEFIRDDEMVEVTPKSIRLRKIILPALDRHRLRGDLIAS; encoded by the coding sequence ATGAAACACGCACAGAGAAATTCCGCCATCCGCAACATTGCCATCATCGCCCACGTCGATCACGGCAAAACGACACTTGTCGACCACATGTTCCGCCTGAGCGGCACGTTCCGCGCGAATCAGGAGGTGGCCGACCGGGTGATGGACAGCATGGATCTCGAGCGCGAGCGCGGCATCACCATCTCGGCGAAGAACTGCTCGGTGCAGTGGCACGGCGTGAAGATCAACATCCTCGACACGCCCGGGCACGCCGACTTCGGCGGAGAGGTGGAGCGCGCGCTCGTGATGGTGGACGGCGCGATACTGCTGGTGGATGCGTCCGAGGGTCCGCTGCCGCAGACCCGTTTCGTGTTGAAAAAGGCGCTCGAGGCGCACAAGCGCATCATCGTCGTGGTGAACAAGATCGACCGCAAGGATGCGCGTCCCGAGGAAGTGCTGCAGTTGATCTACGACCTCTTCATCGATCTCGATGCCGACGACCAGCAGATCGACTTCCCCGTGTTGTACGCCATCGGAAAAATGGGCATCGCGCAACGCAATCTCGAGGAGCAGGGCACGGATCTCGCGCCCCTCTTCGAAACCATCATTGAGGAGATTCCCGCGCCCGCCTACGATCCTCAAGAGCCCTTCCAGTTGCTCGTATCGGATCTCGACTATTCCGACTACGTGGGCCGGCTCGCGATCGGCCGCGTCTTTCACGGATCGGTGAAACAGAACGACGCGCTGGCGTGTATCGGCGAAGACGGCCAGCCGAAACCGCTGCGCGTCTCCAAGATACAGGTGTACGACGGCATCGGCCTCGCGGAAACCGACGACGTCACGCCGGGCGACATCGCGATTCTCGCGGGCATCGAGGACGTGCACATCGGCGACACCATCTGCGCCCTCGACGCGCCGAAGGCGCTGCCGCGCATCACCGTCGACGAACCCACGATCTCGATGCACTTCGCGATCAACTCCTCGCCCTTTGCGGGGCTCGAGGGCAAGTTCGTGCAGTCCGCCAAACTCCGTGAGCGCCTTGTGCGCGAGACGCTGCAGAACGTGGCCCTGGTGGTGGAGGACGGCGAGACGCCCGACGCCTTTGTTGTGAAGGGCCGCGGAGAATTCCAGATGGCCATCCTCATCGAAACGCTGCGCCGCGAGGGCTACGAACTGAGCGTCGGCCGGCCGCGCGTGATCTACAAGCAGAAGGACGGCCAGATCCTCGAGCCCATCGAGCACCTCTTCATCAACTGCGACGAGGCGTTCACCGGCATTGTCACCGAAAAACTGTCGCAGCGCAAGGGACGCATGCTCAACCTCGTGAACCACGGCACCGGACGCGTGCGGCTCGAGTTCTCGATACCGTCGCGCGGACTGATCGGCTACCGCACGGAATTTCTGACCGACACCAAGGGCACGGGCATCATGAACTCGTACCTGCAGGGGTACGAGCCGCATCGCGGTGAATTCCCCACGCGCTCCACGGGCTCCATCGTGTCCGACAGGCGCGGTGACGCAACCGGGTACGCGCTCTACAATCTCGAGCCCCGCGGCATCATCTTCATCGAGCCGGGTTCACCCGTGTACGAGGGCATGATCGTGGGCGAGCACAACCGCGACAGCGACATCGACGTCAATGCGTGCAAGCCGAAAAAGCTGACGAACATGCGCGCCTCGACGAAGGACGACGCCATCGCACTCACGCCGGTGATCCCCATGACACTCGAACGCGCGATCGAATTCATCCGCGACGACGAAATGGTGGAGGTGACGCCGAAGTCCATACGCCTGCGCAAGATCATCCTGCCCGCGCTCGACAGGCATCGCCTGCGCGGAGACCTGATCGCGTCCTAG
- a CDS encoding glycosyltransferase family 9 protein, with amino-acid sequence MSVIIPRVPGIEGRDCRTFTGYKPCRPGEDCTIQCRNDNPMGIRILIVNLDAMGDVLMTTAQLPAIKRAFPSSFLVWLTHPSAVPLLAGNPYLDRVYAWNDDNRLVLSAQDFDLVLNADKSQHACAFVSQLNADEPRGFMLSRRGQVVPANPEAAYNYHLGLDDHMKFRVNQRTGQDILAETWLLDYARDEYVLELSAEDQDFCARKRAEWGLASRTVVAFNTGCSELYPNKKMTVAQHLRLLELLSGRDDIALMLLGGREDTARNAEIAEGARARSIELYSTPTDEGLRRGICYANLADAVISGDSFGMHLAIALRKHVFAWFGLSCWTEIDLYGRGAKYFQSDLACSPCWKQTCPHNLECIERIDLDTIARDVRAFADTRKKEIH; translated from the coding sequence ATGTCAGTAATTATCCCAAGAGTACCAGGAATCGAAGGCCGCGACTGCCGCACTTTCACCGGCTACAAACCGTGCCGGCCCGGCGAGGATTGCACCATTCAGTGCCGCAACGACAATCCGATGGGGATACGCATCCTGATCGTCAACCTCGATGCGATGGGCGACGTGCTCATGACGACGGCGCAGCTCCCCGCGATCAAACGCGCCTTTCCGTCGAGTTTTCTCGTGTGGCTCACACATCCGAGCGCCGTGCCCCTGCTCGCGGGCAATCCCTACCTCGACCGCGTGTACGCGTGGAACGATGACAATCGCCTTGTTCTTTCGGCCCAGGATTTTGACCTCGTGCTCAACGCCGACAAGTCGCAGCACGCGTGCGCTTTTGTCTCGCAGCTCAACGCCGACGAACCGCGCGGCTTTATGCTCTCGCGCAGAGGACAGGTGGTGCCGGCCAATCCGGAAGCCGCGTACAACTATCACCTCGGCCTCGACGATCACATGAAATTCCGGGTGAACCAGAGAACGGGACAGGACATCCTGGCCGAAACCTGGCTCCTCGACTACGCGCGCGACGAGTACGTGCTCGAACTCAGCGCCGAAGATCAGGACTTCTGCGCGCGGAAGCGCGCGGAGTGGGGACTCGCATCGCGCACCGTTGTGGCCTTCAACACAGGGTGTTCGGAATTGTATCCGAACAAAAAGATGACGGTGGCGCAGCATCTGCGACTCCTCGAACTGCTGTCGGGAAGAGACGACATCGCGCTGATGCTGCTCGGCGGGCGCGAGGACACGGCGAGGAATGCGGAGATCGCCGAGGGTGCACGCGCGCGCAGCATCGAACTCTACAGCACACCCACCGACGAGGGTCTGCGCCGCGGCATCTGCTACGCGAATCTCGCCGATGCCGTGATATCGGGCGACAGCTTCGGCATGCACCTTGCCATCGCCCTGCGGAAACACGTCTTCGCGTGGTTTGGCCTGAGCTGCTGGACGGAAATCGATCTCTACGGCCGCGGCGCAAAATACTTCCAGTCCGACCTCGCCTGTTCTCCGTGCTGGAAGCAGACCTGTCCCCACAATCTCGAATGTATCGAGCGTATCGATCTCGACACGATCGCGCGTGATGTGCGCGCTTTCGCCGACACGCGGAAAAAGGAAATTCACTGA
- a CDS encoding DUF4249 family protein, with the protein MRSFIFALLSCILLMSGCETDVNDVTFHEYKELLVVHCSMKTSGRFTTISCEVSRTLPPGETYSLEKAWVTDAVVTYSTESSTRIPHVIPNTGIYRTADSGLVGKTVTLTVSWKGKTATAQQHIPLLTVVDTMTERQYIPQLGWHRVIGLRAFPDIGRVIQGYQTFSGEGVSASSWPEHAVGGMYYFTVRVSSAQQDSLILWTEVWSKAREDYTLASEYSGGGDWFFPAAGKNPRFNVRGDGIGFFYATTRRDTVVVM; encoded by the coding sequence ATGAGATCCTTCATCTTTGCTCTGCTGTCGTGTATTCTGCTTATGAGTGGATGCGAAACGGACGTCAACGATGTGACCTTTCATGAGTACAAGGAACTCCTCGTTGTGCACTGTTCCATGAAGACGAGCGGAAGATTCACGACGATATCATGCGAAGTGTCCCGGACACTCCCACCCGGTGAAACCTATTCGCTGGAAAAAGCATGGGTCACCGATGCGGTTGTGACATACAGCACGGAGAGCAGCACACGCATTCCACACGTGATACCCAACACAGGCATATACAGGACAGCAGATTCCGGTCTTGTCGGAAAAACTGTGACACTCACGGTGTCATGGAAAGGAAAAACCGCGACGGCGCAGCAGCACATTCCACTCCTCACTGTTGTCGACACAATGACGGAACGGCAGTATATCCCGCAGCTCGGCTGGCATCGTGTTATCGGCCTTCGTGCGTTTCCAGACATCGGTCGCGTCATACAAGGATATCAGACATTCTCGGGAGAGGGTGTCAGCGCAAGCTCGTGGCCGGAACACGCCGTGGGAGGTATGTACTATTTCACCGTTCGTGTGTCTTCAGCACAACAGGACAGCCTCATCCTGTGGACGGAAGTGTGGTCGAAGGCGAGAGAGGATTACACGCTCGCGAGCGAGTATTCCGGTGGTGGTGATTGGTTCTTTCCCGCCGCAGGAAAAAATCCGCGCTTCAACGTCCGCGGGGATGGAATCGGTTTCTTCTACGCAACAACACGGCGCGACACGGTTGTTGTGATGTAA